Within the Ensifer adhaerens genome, the region CCGAATTGTCGAAGGACAAGAATGCTGCCGACTGAGCCGAAGGTAGGCTGGGTCTTCCGCTATTCCTATCTCTGGCACTGGCAGCATTTGGAAGGACGAGAAGAGGGGGACAAGGATCGCCCGGCGCTCGTTCTTGCCATCGTTGCCACCTTGGAAGATGGAACGCCGGTGGTCCGCGTCCTTCCGATCACGCATACGCCACCTTCCGACCCGGGTGAGGCACTCGAGATTCCGCCGGCGACAAAGCGTCGTTTGGGGCTGGATGACGAACGCTCCTGGATTGTCTTGACGGAAAGCAACCGCTTTATGTGGCCAGGGCCGGACGTCCGGCCACTCGACACGGATAGCGGCTACCACGGCCCGTTGCCTCCTGCCCTATTCGAAGAGGTGAAGCGTCGCTTTGTGGGGCTGGCGCGCAGCCAAAGACATCAGGCGACCCCGCGTAGTTCTTAGAAGCGATTTGTTCGGCGATTTCTGCAGAATGGTGCATCTCCTAGCGTTCCACGAGAACCCATCCGGGCAATCATGCGGTTCGCCAGCATCTTGCGTTGGGATATTGATGCCGAACTCCCGTGAAGCAGCGGTCAAGCCGAAGGGCAGATCAACGCTGTACAAAGGCTTGTTGCGCGTATGTTCACGCTCTGGGCCGAAATGATCGCATAATGTATCGACTGGAAGGGGAGCGCGCAGGCCCTGTCGGCGTCCTCGTCGGTACAAGACAATCGATCACATCTGATCAGCTGCACCGCTTGTTCGCAAAAGCTTAACCAAATCAAAGAAAGCACCACCTTTTGAGGGTTGCCTGGGGTGCGTTTGCGGACAATTTCTTTGCGTGGCCCAAGGCATGTACCGGACCTGGACTGTGCTCTGGTGATTGAAGCGCTCGGCAACGCAAGGAATGGGAGTAGCATGCAATTCCTGAACCACCGCGTCACCCGCATTGTCGTGGGTGTCTTACTTCTGGCGCTAGCCATGATCGTTCTGTTACCCGGGTTGACCGGCTTTACCAGCCTCGACGGCACAGTGAATGCACGCTTTGCGGCCATCAACGCCCCAATCGACGGCGAAATCGGACAGGCCCCGCCACGGATCGGAACGCCGGTTTCCGAAAATGAGACACTTCTGACGATCCGAAATGAGCGGGTCAATCGAGCGATCTTTGCCTCGTTGCAGGCGGAGGGAAAGACCGCGGCCGATCGGGTGACCGCACTTGAACGAGAGCGGGACGAACTTGTTACGTTGCGCAATCAGCTCGCCCATCGGCTCGAAAACTTCAAGAACGCCACCATTGCAAGTCTGGAAAGCGAGATCCGCATCTTACAGAAGCGGGTTGAAGTGTCCCGCGCGCAGGACGTTGTCGCGAGGGTAGACCTTGACAGGCGGCAGGAGCTTGAATCCAAGGGGATTTTCACGCGCAAGATGGTCGAGGCGGCAGCGGCCGCGGGCGCTGCAACGGGCGGCGAGGTCGAGATCAGCAACCTGTCGCTCGAACTGCTCGAACAACGGTTGAGGGCGCTGCGTCAGGGGATATTCATCGTCGGCGATGGTCAAAACGACGTGCCCTATTCGCGCCAGCGCCAGGACGAGGTGATCGTTCGCATAAACGACATCAATACCCGGATTGTCGAAAACAGCACGCGCGCCGCCCAGATCGAACGGCAATTGGTCGAGGAGGAGAAGCGCGTTCGGAGTCTCGAACTGGCAGAAGTCGCTTCGCCCTTCAGCGGCGTGGTGTGGACCCGCAACGTCGTCAACGGCTCCAACGTCATCTTGAACAACGAGCTGTTGCGCATCCTCGATTGCCGCGAACTGTTCGTCGACATTCTCGTTCCTGAAGTCGATTACGACGAGATCTACCCGGGCCGCGAAGCAGAGGTTCGGTTGCTCGGCCGGAGCGAAGTCTTCAAAGGGAAAGTGCAGGCCGTCAAAGGCTCGTCCGCGGTCGTCGAGAAAGACAATCTTGCGGCGAAGGAGCCGGAGGCCGAGGAACGCGATGCGAGGATCCGCGTCCAGCTTCTCCCCTCGGCGCTGAACTCCGATTTCGGCAATTTTTGCCAGGTGGGACGGACCGCACAGGTCCGCATCTCCCGGCATAATCTGCAACTGACGCAATGGATCAAGGGACTGTGGTTCAACCTCTTCTAGCACTCGCGCCCACATTGCTGGTGATCGCCTTTTTCCTGCTTGGGCCATCGAACTGGTCGCGGCATCAAAGCTGGGCGCGCACCATCACCTGCGCGGTCGTTGGCGCGGTCGCATTGCGCTATATGGTCTGGCGTCTCTTTGAAACCGTTCTTCCCTATCCAGCCGATGGCGCGAACATATGGTGGGTTTGGATCGTCTTCGCCATCGAGCTCCTTGCCTTCACCGAGGTCGTTCTTTTCCTCATTCTGATGAGCCGATACGTTGACCGCAGTTCCGAAGCGGACCGACTGGGCAAGACGTTCTTCGCGCGCGCGCAGCAGGATCTGCCGACGGTCGACGTATTCATTCCGACTTACAATGAACCGCTCGATGTTCTGGAGCGTACGATCGTCGGGGCTTTGGCGCTCGACTATCCGAAGGACAAGTTCAAGGTCTATGTCCTCGACGACGGCCGGCGTGATTGGCTTAAGACCTTCTGTGCGGAGCGCGGGGCAGTTCACGTGACGCGTACGGACAATGCGCACGCAAAAGCCGGGAACATGAACAATGGGCTGCGCGCAAGTTCAGGCGACTTCATTGCCATCTTTGACGCGGATTTCGTTCCGTATCGCCATTTTCTCAAGCGCACCTTGCCGTTCTTCTCGGACGAGGAGATCGGGATCGTCCAGACGCCACAGCACTTCTTCAATGTCGATCCGGTGCAATCGAACCTGGGCCTGGAGACCATCTGGCCGGACGAACAGCGCCTCTTCTTCGACGAGATCGCGCCGAGCCGCGACGTCTGGGATGTCAGCTTCTGCTGTGGTTCGTGCTCGATCGCCCGCCGCAAAGCCGTAGATGCGATTGGCGGCTTTCCGACAGAGTCGATCACCGAAGACCTGTTGACGACGCTGTCGATGCTGAACAAGGGCTATAAGACCCGTTACTTGAACGAACGTCTGTCCATGGGATTGGCGGCCGAGAACCTCACCGGCTATTTCGTCCAGCGAGAACGCTGGTGCCAGGGTGGCATCCAAACGCTCTATCTCCACAATGGCCCGCTGCGCGGACCAGGCCTGTCGCTGTTCCAGCGGATCATGTTTCTCCCCATGTCCTGGCTGGTGCAGTACGTCGTGCGGCTGATTGTGCTCATCGTGCCGATCGCCTATCTGTGGTTCGGCGCCCTGCCGCTGCACTTCACGAGCGTTGCCGACTATGTCTCAAATCAGCTTCCGGTGCTGGCGGCCTATTTCCTCTTGATGCTGTGGATCACGCCGACGCGGTATCTCCCCGTCGTCTCCAGCGCGGTCGGGACCTTCGCGACGTTTCGTATGTTGCCGACGGTTCTGTCCAGCCTCGTGCGCCCCTTCGGCAAGCCGTTCAAGGTAACCCCGAAAGGCACCGGCAACGAGACAAACAGCTTCGACGCCTACACCTTCGCCTGGATTGCCGGGTTCATCGCCGTCACGGCGCTCGGACTTCTGATCAACCTCGTGCCGGAAACGGCACAGGTCCAGGGATCGTTCTCAGCGATCGGAGCCGTCTGGTCGGGGATCAACATCGTCGTCCTCGTCATCGCGTCTCTGATCTGTTTCGAGAAGCCACGTCGCCTTTTCCAGGCCTTCAAGCTCGACGAGCCCGCCAAGGTCGATGGGACACCGGGACGCGTGGTCAGCCTCTCGCTCGACAAGGCGGTCGTCGCCGTTCCGGAGGAGGTGCGCTTCCAGTCTGCGCAGGTAACCCTCAGGCTCGACGGTTTCGAGCCGCTGCAGGCAGAGCTGAGGCAAGTGACGCAGCGACGCGGCGACATATCGCGTGCCGGCGACAAGCGGCGCTTCTACCTTCACCTTTATTATGACCTCAGCGGCAAGGAGCGCGACCGGATGATCGTCAAGCTCTACACCGGGCGCTACTCCCAGGACATCCCTGACATCGACAAGATCGCTGTTTCGGTGAACCTGCTGCTGCGAGCCTTCGGACGCACACGTACGGTTTCCTAGAAGAAGCGATTGCCATTGGACAGCTCACAAGCACGGTGACCTCACGCCG harbors:
- a CDS encoding type II toxin-antitoxin system PemK/MazF family toxin produces the protein MLPTEPKVGWVFRYSYLWHWQHLEGREEGDKDRPALVLAIVATLEDGTPVVRVLPITHTPPSDPGEALEIPPATKRRLGLDDERSWIVLTESNRFMWPGPDVRPLDTDSGYHGPLPPALFEEVKRRFVGLARSQRHQATPRSS
- a CDS encoding HlyD family secretion protein is translated as MQFLNHRVTRIVVGVLLLALAMIVLLPGLTGFTSLDGTVNARFAAINAPIDGEIGQAPPRIGTPVSENETLLTIRNERVNRAIFASLQAEGKTAADRVTALERERDELVTLRNQLAHRLENFKNATIASLESEIRILQKRVEVSRAQDVVARVDLDRRQELESKGIFTRKMVEAAAAAGAATGGEVEISNLSLELLEQRLRALRQGIFIVGDGQNDVPYSRQRQDEVIVRINDINTRIVENSTRAAQIERQLVEEEKRVRSLELAEVASPFSGVVWTRNVVNGSNVILNNELLRILDCRELFVDILVPEVDYDEIYPGREAEVRLLGRSEVFKGKVQAVKGSSAVVEKDNLAAKEPEAEERDARIRVQLLPSALNSDFGNFCQVGRTAQVRISRHNLQLTQWIKGLWFNLF
- a CDS encoding glycosyltransferase, with the translated sequence MVQPLLALAPTLLVIAFFLLGPSNWSRHQSWARTITCAVVGAVALRYMVWRLFETVLPYPADGANIWWVWIVFAIELLAFTEVVLFLILMSRYVDRSSEADRLGKTFFARAQQDLPTVDVFIPTYNEPLDVLERTIVGALALDYPKDKFKVYVLDDGRRDWLKTFCAERGAVHVTRTDNAHAKAGNMNNGLRASSGDFIAIFDADFVPYRHFLKRTLPFFSDEEIGIVQTPQHFFNVDPVQSNLGLETIWPDEQRLFFDEIAPSRDVWDVSFCCGSCSIARRKAVDAIGGFPTESITEDLLTTLSMLNKGYKTRYLNERLSMGLAAENLTGYFVQRERWCQGGIQTLYLHNGPLRGPGLSLFQRIMFLPMSWLVQYVVRLIVLIVPIAYLWFGALPLHFTSVADYVSNQLPVLAAYFLLMLWITPTRYLPVVSSAVGTFATFRMLPTVLSSLVRPFGKPFKVTPKGTGNETNSFDAYTFAWIAGFIAVTALGLLINLVPETAQVQGSFSAIGAVWSGINIVVLVIASLICFEKPRRLFQAFKLDEPAKVDGTPGRVVSLSLDKAVVAVPEEVRFQSAQVTLRLDGFEPLQAELRQVTQRRGDISRAGDKRRFYLHLYYDLSGKERDRMIVKLYTGRYSQDIPDIDKIAVSVNLLLRAFGRTRTVS